A stretch of Falco rusticolus isolate bFalRus1 chromosome 2, bFalRus1.pri, whole genome shotgun sequence DNA encodes these proteins:
- the LOC119143402 gene encoding organic solute transporter subunit alpha-like isoform X2, with the protein MGGEANGTADPSCDASEPPYSQELLQSLDLPGRFLFAILTVMMLIANLVFIEEAVYIYRKIPSSKRSIIIWINAAAPVIATTSCTGMWIPRSTMFTDFTAAVFFAIVIHKFLMMMIKECGGQKLLLRRFENDHFKISTGPCCCCCLCLPRVRITRRTLFWLKLGTFQFVFLRPMFMFLSIVLWTNGNYTLYNLSPKGAAIWISCFVGVLTIIALWPVGIMFQQVRTLLICKKIIPKFALYQAAIINLLAMQRIIPCAPPLSSSARGAYMTQQLLIIEMFLITLISRVVYRRRYDDLEPPDCMAEEAGEKQQTPKTVLNGTVSEDGLPRV; encoded by the exons ATGGGGGGCGAAGCGAACGGGACCGCCGACCCGTCCTGCGACGCCAGCGAGCCGCCCTACTCGCAGGAGCTTCTCCAGA GCCTTGACCTACCAGGGAGATTTCTCTTTGCAATCTTGACTGTGATGATGCTAATTGCCAATCTGGTGTTTATAGAGGAAGCGGTCTACATCTACCGGAAAATCCCCTCTTCCAAAAGATCAATCATCATTTGGATTAATGCTGCAGCTCCA GTGATCGCTACTACTTCATGCACTGGCATGTGGATTCCTCGTTCAACAATGTTTACAgatttcacagcagcagt atTTTTTGCCATAGTCATCCACAAAtttttgatgatgatgattaaaGAGTGTGGAGGTCAAAAGCTGCTCCTCAGGCGGTTTGAAAATGATCATTTCAAGATTAGTActggtccctgctgctgctgctgcctttgcctcccTCGTGTGCGCATCACTAG gCGAACCCTCTTTTGGCTAAAGCTGGGCacctttcagtttgttttccttcgACCCATGTTCATGTTTTTATCAATAGTGCTTTGGACTAATGGCAATTACACTCTTTACAAT TTATCTCCCAAAGGAGCTGCAATATGGATTAGCTGCTTCGTTGGTGTCCTCACCATTATTGCTCTGTGGCCAGTTGGAATCATGTTTCAACAAGTCAGGACTCTCCTTATCTGTAAGAAGATCATCCCAAAGTTTGCTCTTTATCAG GCAGCTATTATCAACTTGTTGGCCATGCAAAGAATCATTCCCTGTGCTCCACCACTCTCCTCTTCAGCAAGAGGAGCAT ATATGacccagcagctcctcatcaTAGAAATGTTTCTGATAACCCTAATCTCAAGGGTGGTCTATCGGAGAAGATACGATGACCTAGAGCCTCCAGACTGTATGGCTGAAGAagctggggaaaagcagcagactCCAAAGACTGTGTTGAATGGCACAGTTAGTGAAGATGGATTGCCAAGGGTTTAG
- the LOC119143402 gene encoding organic solute transporter subunit alpha-like isoform X1 — MGGEANGTADPSCDASEPPYSQELLQSLDLPGRFLFAILTVMMLIANLVFIEEAVYIYRKIPSSKRSIIIWINAAAPVIATTSCTGMWIPRSTMFTDFTAAVFFAIVIHKFLMMMIKECGGQKLLLRRFENDHFKISTGPCCCCCLCLPRVRITRRTLFWLKLGTFQFVFLRPMFMFLSIVLWTNGNYTLYNLSPKGAAIWISCFVGVLTIIALWPVGIMFQQVRTLLICKKIIPKFALYQFILILNHLQAAIINLLAMQRIIPCAPPLSSSARGAYMTQQLLIIEMFLITLISRVVYRRRYDDLEPPDCMAEEAGEKQQTPKTVLNGTVSEDGLPRV, encoded by the exons ATGGGGGGCGAAGCGAACGGGACCGCCGACCCGTCCTGCGACGCCAGCGAGCCGCCCTACTCGCAGGAGCTTCTCCAGA GCCTTGACCTACCAGGGAGATTTCTCTTTGCAATCTTGACTGTGATGATGCTAATTGCCAATCTGGTGTTTATAGAGGAAGCGGTCTACATCTACCGGAAAATCCCCTCTTCCAAAAGATCAATCATCATTTGGATTAATGCTGCAGCTCCA GTGATCGCTACTACTTCATGCACTGGCATGTGGATTCCTCGTTCAACAATGTTTACAgatttcacagcagcagt atTTTTTGCCATAGTCATCCACAAAtttttgatgatgatgattaaaGAGTGTGGAGGTCAAAAGCTGCTCCTCAGGCGGTTTGAAAATGATCATTTCAAGATTAGTActggtccctgctgctgctgctgcctttgcctcccTCGTGTGCGCATCACTAG gCGAACCCTCTTTTGGCTAAAGCTGGGCacctttcagtttgttttccttcgACCCATGTTCATGTTTTTATCAATAGTGCTTTGGACTAATGGCAATTACACTCTTTACAAT TTATCTCCCAAAGGAGCTGCAATATGGATTAGCTGCTTCGTTGGTGTCCTCACCATTATTGCTCTGTGGCCAGTTGGAATCATGTTTCAACAAGTCAGGACTCTCCTTATCTGTAAGAAGATCATCCCAAAGTTTGCTCTTTATCAG TTTATTCTCATTCTGAACCACTTGCAGGCAGCTATTATCAACTTGTTGGCCATGCAAAGAATCATTCCCTGTGCTCCACCACTCTCCTCTTCAGCAAGAGGAGCAT ATATGacccagcagctcctcatcaTAGAAATGTTTCTGATAACCCTAATCTCAAGGGTGGTCTATCGGAGAAGATACGATGACCTAGAGCCTCCAGACTGTATGGCTGAAGAagctggggaaaagcagcagactCCAAAGACTGTGTTGAATGGCACAGTTAGTGAAGATGGATTGCCAAGGGTTTAG